In Deferribacter desulfuricans SSM1, the following are encoded in one genomic region:
- a CDS encoding flagellar protein FlaG — MLEAVKNLTVATVDKASSTSDVKNTQKVVEQSARQQAQKQVSEQELRKQMEELNKALDMMNIKREFEVDKDLGEVVVKIVDTQNDKVVRQIPPEEVLKLAKNIREMVGLLFDKTT; from the coding sequence ATGTTAGAGGCAGTAAAAAATTTAACAGTTGCAACAGTAGATAAAGCATCATCAACCAGTGATGTAAAAAACACCCAGAAGGTTGTTGAGCAGAGTGCAAGGCAGCAGGCTCAAAAGCAGGTAAGCGAGCAGGAATTAAGGAAACAGATGGAAGAGCTAAATAAGGCTCTCGATATGATGAATATCAAACGAGAGTTTGAGGTGGATAAAGATCTTGGGGAAGTAGTAGTAAAGATAGTTGATACCCAAAATGATAAAGTGGTAAGGCAGATTCCACCTGAAGAAGTATTAAAGCTTGCAAAAAACATAAGAGAGATGGTGGGCTTGTTATTTGACAAGACCACATAA